The following are encoded in a window of uncultured Ilyobacter sp. genomic DNA:
- the xseB gene encoding exodeoxyribonuclease VII small subunit has product MAKIKTFEENLAEIDEVISKLESGDMELSDSVKEYEKAMKLLKKSSEMLEKAEGKIMKVIEENGEIKLEEF; this is encoded by the coding sequence ATGGCAAAGATAAAAACTTTTGAAGAAAATTTAGCTGAGATAGACGAAGTTATATCTAAACTTGAAAGTGGTGATATGGAGCTTTCTGACTCTGTTAAAGAATATGAAAAAGCCATGAAACTCTTAAAAAAATCTTCTGAAATGCTGGAAAAGGCAGAGGGGAAAATAATGAAGGTTATAGAGGAGAACGGCGAAATTAAATTAGAAGAGTTTTAG
- a CDS encoding farnesyl diphosphate synthase, producing MLKNYLKEKREFIDENIKNCLDELKYPQVIAEGMKYAVLNGGKRLRPILLLMTLELLGEEKEKGIPAAVAIEMIHSYSLVHDDLPALDNDDYRRGKLTTHKKYGEAQGILIGDALLTHAFNVLTSKNQIITPEKIVEIVRLTSQCAGINGMIGGQMIDIESEGKNIDLPTLQYIHTHKTGKMISLPVEIACIIAGIDGDRKEKLIEYSELIGLAFQIKDDILDIEGDFEKIGKPVGSDTELGKSTYPSIFGMEKTKEMLAEKIAAAKKIIHSEFQSEKGRLFVELADYIQDREK from the coding sequence ATGCTGAAAAATTATTTGAAGGAAAAAAGGGAATTTATAGATGAAAATATAAAAAACTGCCTGGATGAGCTGAAGTATCCACAGGTGATAGCAGAGGGGATGAAATATGCGGTGCTGAATGGTGGCAAGAGGCTCAGGCCCATCCTTCTCCTAATGACTCTAGAACTACTAGGAGAGGAGAAAGAAAAAGGAATCCCGGCTGCAGTGGCTATAGAGATGATACACTCCTATTCTCTAGTCCATGATGATCTGCCTGCTCTTGATAACGATGACTACAGGAGGGGTAAACTTACTACGCATAAAAAATACGGAGAAGCTCAAGGGATACTAATAGGAGATGCTCTTTTGACCCATGCATTCAACGTGCTCACAAGTAAAAATCAGATTATTACTCCAGAAAAGATAGTCGAGATAGTCAGGCTAACATCTCAGTGTGCAGGTATAAATGGCATGATAGGCGGCCAAATGATAGATATAGAGAGTGAGGGCAAAAATATAGACCTTCCAACTTTACAGTATATCCATACCCATAAAACAGGAAAGATGATAAGTCTTCCTGTGGAAATTGCCTGTATAATTGCTGGAATAGATGGAGATAGAAAGGAAAAGCTAATAGAGTATTCCGAGCTCATAGGACTGGCATTTCAGATAAAGGATGATATACTGGATATAGAGGGTGATTTTGAGAAAATAGGGAAACCTGTAGGAAGTGATACAGAACTTGGGAAATCTACCTATCCTTCTATTTTTGGGATGGAAAAAACAAAAGAGATGCTCGCTGAAAAAATAGCGGCTGCTAAAAAAATAATACACAGTGAATTTCAGTCTGAAAAAGGAAGGCTGTTTGTAGAACTGGCAGATTACATACAGGACAGGGAAAAATAG
- the rplM gene encoding 50S ribosomal protein L13: protein MNKYTVMQRKEDVTRDWYHYDAEGKILGRLAAEIAKKLMGKNKVTYTPHIDGGDFVIVTNMEKIAVTGNKLTDKMYYNHSGFPGGLRERRLEEVLAKKPEEALMLAVKRMLPNNKLGREQLTRLRVFVGAEHTHAAQKPETVEL from the coding sequence GTGAACAAGTATACCGTAATGCAAAGAAAAGAAGATGTAACAAGAGACTGGTATCACTACGATGCTGAGGGAAAAATTCTAGGTAGATTAGCTGCTGAAATAGCTAAGAAACTTATGGGTAAAAATAAAGTTACTTACACTCCGCACATCGATGGAGGAGACTTCGTAATCGTAACTAACATGGAAAAGATCGCTGTAACTGGAAATAAACTTACTGACAAAATGTATTATAACCATTCTGGATTCCCTGGAGGGCTAAGAGAGAGAAGACTTGAAGAAGTTTTAGCTAAAAAACCAGAAGAAGCTTTAATGCTAGCTGTAAAGAGAATGCTTCCAAACAACAAATTAGGAAGAGAGCAGTTAACTAGATTGAGAGTATTTGTTGGAGCTGAACACACTCACGCAGCACAAAAGCCAGAAACGGTAGAACTATAA
- the rpsI gene encoding 30S ribosomal protein S9: MMQYIGTGRRKTSVARVRLIPGGSGIEINGKTMAEYFGGREILSKIVEQPLVLTETLDKFTVKINVDGGGNAGQAGAIRHGISRALLSSDESLKKALREAGFLTRDSRMVERKKFGKKKARRSPQFSKR; the protein is encoded by the coding sequence ATGATGCAATATATAGGAACTGGAAGAAGAAAAACTTCTGTAGCAAGAGTAAGACTTATCCCTGGTGGATCTGGAATAGAGATTAACGGTAAAACTATGGCAGAATATTTTGGTGGAAGAGAAATTCTTTCTAAAATTGTAGAGCAGCCGCTAGTACTTACTGAGACATTGGATAAATTCACAGTAAAAATAAACGTAGATGGTGGAGGAAATGCCGGACAAGCTGGAGCAATCAGACACGGTATATCAAGAGCCCTTCTTTCTTCTGACGAATCTTTAAAGAAAGCATTAAGAGAAGCTGGTTTCCTAACTAGAGACTCTAGAATGGTAGAAAGAAAGAAATTCGGTAAGAAAAAAGCAAGAAGATCACCACAGTTCTCAAAAAGATAA
- a CDS encoding serine hydrolase — protein sequence MQNEIVKIIEEYGDTVSVYAKNLSDNKVMVSHRCNKVFRSPTVMKIMVMVEALKQVEEGQYKLDDKIEIKEKGVSYLSLIRDLSINSYTLKDLIIFMMTANDYTAINTLLNLFGMDEINKRIEIMGLMDTKVQRKMLDFDAIEKGMENITSIRDMSNILEKIYNRSIFKNMEISDFLIDMLKYQRVGRGVRSYIPEWESTYRSGEIGDFYHDIGIVFLEKTHFILGVFVDDALDPLEALQIICRIKKAFLKNVSQEDALIQF from the coding sequence ATGCAAAATGAGATAGTTAAGATTATAGAGGAGTACGGAGATACTGTTTCTGTTTATGCAAAAAATCTCTCAGATAATAAAGTTATGGTCTCCCACAGATGCAACAAGGTTTTCAGATCTCCAACTGTTATGAAAATAATGGTAATGGTAGAGGCCCTGAAACAGGTAGAGGAGGGACAATATAAATTAGACGATAAGATAGAGATAAAAGAAAAAGGAGTTTCGTACCTGAGCCTCATAAGAGACCTTTCCATAAACTCCTATACTTTAAAAGATCTTATAATTTTCATGATGACAGCCAATGATTATACCGCTATAAATACACTTCTAAACCTATTTGGAATGGATGAAATAAATAAAAGGATCGAGATAATGGGGCTCATGGACACAAAGGTTCAGAGAAAGATGTTGGATTTTGATGCAATCGAAAAAGGGATGGAAAATATTACTAGCATAAGAGATATGTCGAATATTCTAGAAAAGATATATAATAGGTCAATATTCAAAAATATGGAAATAAGCGATTTTTTAATAGACATGTTAAAGTATCAAAGAGTTGGAAGAGGTGTAAGGAGCTATATCCCTGAGTGGGAGAGTACTTATAGGAGCGGGGAGATAGGGGATTTTTACCATGATATAGGAATTGTTTTTTTAGAAAAGACTCATTTTATTTTAGGAGTTTTTGTAGACGATGCCCTTGATCCATTAGAAGCTTTGCAAATAATTTGCAGGATAAAAAAAGCCTTTCTGAAAAATGTTTCCCAAGAGGATGCTTTGATTCAGTTTTAA
- a CDS encoding type III pantothenate kinase encodes MLLAFDIGNTHIVSGVLNDSGEVLLTFRVSSNEKLTEDEFFSYLRNITKFNNIDLLDVKGIVVSSVVPSLLTIFDFLGKKYFNITPIVVDLSLKLPFTFAENLNPIGFGADRIIDITQALTLYPDRNLVIFDFGTATTYEVLVDGVYVGGGILPGIEMSINSLYGNTAKLPKVKFGKPDSVLGKDTVDQIKAGIFFGYAGQIKHIIKKIKEEVDSPYVIATGGLGRVLSGEIEEIDEYCSELSVQGLYTIYHQNKTV; translated from the coding sequence ATGCTCTTAGCTTTTGATATAGGAAACACACACATCGTTTCAGGTGTTTTGAACGATAGCGGTGAAGTCCTACTAACCTTCAGAGTTTCATCCAATGAAAAACTTACTGAAGATGAATTTTTTTCATACCTTAGAAATATTACGAAGTTCAATAATATCGATCTTCTAGATGTAAAAGGAATAGTAGTCTCATCTGTTGTCCCAAGTCTCTTGACGATATTTGACTTCCTAGGAAAAAAGTATTTCAATATAACCCCTATAGTTGTTGACCTTTCCCTAAAACTTCCATTTACATTTGCAGAGAATCTCAATCCAATAGGTTTTGGTGCAGACAGGATTATAGATATTACCCAAGCCTTAACTCTTTACCCAGACAGAAACCTTGTTATCTTTGATTTTGGCACTGCCACCACTTACGAGGTACTTGTTGACGGGGTCTATGTAGGAGGAGGAATCCTTCCAGGTATAGAGATGTCTATAAATTCACTCTATGGAAACACTGCCAAGCTTCCAAAGGTTAAGTTTGGAAAACCAGATTCAGTTCTTGGTAAGGACACCGTAGATCAGATAAAGGCAGGAATATTCTTCGGATATGCAGGTCAGATAAAGCATATCATAAAAAAAATAAAAGAGGAAGTGGACAGCCCTTATGTGATAGCCACAGGAGGACTAGGAAGAGTTTTATCAGGAGAGATAGAAGAAATTGATGAATACTGCTCAGAACTTAGTGTGCAAGGGCTCTATACCATCTATCATCAAAATAAAACCGTTTAG
- a CDS encoding nucleotidyltransferase, with translation MKATGVVVEYNPFHNGHRYHLEKAREEGTGEVVIAAMSGDFLQRGEPAIVNKWKRAEMALRSGVDIVVELPAYYSNQSAEIFARGAVGILGAMGVSDLVFGSESGEIEKLKNIASLEENEEFQSYLKEELGRGSSYPTSFAAAIEKITGEKGYMTPNDILGTEYVRSINKLGLDIKPIAIKREGTGYHSHDVSGDIASATAIRRMLGGEMGKIKNLVPEPVYEILTNEFQNGRCAWLYEFYPILRHEIILHKDSLGDIQDIEAGFENRLYESALKNREFEKFYEDIMTKRYTNARIQRILTHILLGITVKITEEAKKGVPYVRVIGFNKNGGRYLKGIRDKGGIEVFTTLKNVSKKLSGREKELLDFNERCSMIYTVIKEYEERKTPIIMR, from the coding sequence ATGAAGGCTACAGGAGTGGTGGTAGAATATAATCCATTTCATAATGGGCACAGATATCATCTGGAAAAGGCCAGGGAAGAGGGGACAGGAGAGGTAGTGATAGCAGCCATGAGCGGAGATTTCCTCCAGAGGGGAGAACCTGCCATAGTAAATAAGTGGAAAAGAGCTGAGATGGCTCTTAGAAGCGGTGTAGACATCGTGGTTGAGCTTCCGGCATACTATTCCAATCAAAGTGCCGAGATTTTTGCCAGAGGGGCTGTGGGCATATTAGGGGCCATGGGTGTGAGTGATCTAGTCTTTGGATCTGAAAGTGGAGAGATAGAAAAATTAAAAAATATAGCATCACTGGAAGAAAACGAGGAGTTTCAAAGTTACCTGAAGGAGGAGCTCGGAAGAGGCAGTTCATACCCAACCTCTTTTGCAGCAGCGATAGAAAAGATAACAGGGGAAAAGGGGTATATGACCCCTAATGATATACTGGGAACTGAATATGTTAGGAGTATAAATAAACTTGGGCTAGATATAAAGCCCATAGCCATAAAAAGAGAGGGAACTGGTTATCATTCGCATGATGTAAGTGGTGATATTGCCAGTGCCACCGCCATCAGAAGGATGCTGGGAGGAGAGATGGGGAAAATAAAAAATCTCGTTCCGGAACCTGTTTATGAAATTTTGACTAATGAGTTTCAAAATGGAAGGTGTGCATGGCTTTATGAATTTTATCCCATACTGAGGCACGAAATAATACTTCATAAAGACTCTTTGGGAGATATACAGGATATAGAGGCTGGATTTGAAAATCGTCTCTATGAGTCGGCACTTAAAAACAGGGAATTTGAAAAATTTTACGAGGATATAATGACAAAAAGGTATACTAATGCAAGGATTCAACGGATACTGACTCATATACTCCTAGGTATAACTGTAAAAATTACCGAGGAGGCCAAGAAGGGGGTCCCATACGTACGGGTAATAGGGTTTAATAAAAATGGTGGGAGATATCTAAAGGGTATAAGAGATAAGGGAGGTATAGAGGTTTTTACCACACTTAAAAATGTCTCTAAGAAACTATCTGGTAGAGAAAAGGAACTTTTGGATTTTAATGAGAGATGCAGTATGATATACACTGTGATAAAGGAATATGAGGAGAGAAAAACTCCTATTATTATGAGATAA